The stretch of DNA GTAAATCTGAGTGGATTTCTACCATTTATAATATCAGCTGAATGTTTCTGACTTTGTTAAATCAGCTTTTTGTTGTAGGAAAAGGGGAGCAACCGCCTGTGCTGGTCTATGTTTCTAACTTTCAGCCTCACCGCAGATTACTGCCAACCACACACTCAGGGGAGAGTCTGAGCATTTTTAAGAATCTGTACTATACTGTAAGTATACATTTTGTGAAGGGATTCAAGGTGTTCAGGTGATGACGTCTTACCATTTTGTTCTGCACGTTTTCATTTTTGTCTCATGCTAAGATATTGTGTTTTTGAACAAGCCGTTTTCCACGTTTGAGATGTAAATAAAGACAAGACAGTAAGTGCAAGACaagcatatcaaatgttgaaagtgaaagATTTTATTTTTGAAAGATGTTGCTGCAGCACCGTTTCTTTTAGCAGCGCCATGTCAGTTTGGAGACagttttgaaaataaaatgcttttattttcttatctgtgggattgtcttgctgaaacaaGCAAGACCTTCCCTGAAAGAAATGCAGTCCGAATGGCAGCTCATGTTGCTCCGATACCTGCATACTTCTTTCAGCATTAATTTGACCCTCATGGATACAATTTTTACCCACGACATATTCACTAAAGCTCCCCCATTTACAGATCTTTGCTTTTGAGCTGTGTGCTGATAACAAGTTGGATGGTGCCTCTCCTTTTTCACTTAAGAGGGCGCGGTGTCGAATGACTTCAAGTCGGAAATTCTCAATTTTGATTCTTTAGGGCACGGGACAGTTTCCCTCTTCACTTTGGTGCTTCTTAGACGAGCTGAGGCCCAGAGAAGGAGGCAAAGTTTCTGCACTGGTGGATGAAGTGGTGACCTGTGTTCACTGACACTGGATCTCAGAAGGGTTCCTGAGCCCGTGCAGTGATTTCCACTTCATATGTTTTGAGCAGTGCTTGTCCCTCTTGTGTCATTACAGAcactttaaaactttaaaatttTGTACCACAGAGGATGGAACCCACAAATTCTTTGCAACACTGATTCACTTTATTCTTCCATTATTAGACTAGTTCTCCATACAGTATTTCACCCTGTGCAGCCCCATCCTTACTTCAGAAAGACTCAGTCCTTCTGGGATGTTCTGTTGATTCCCGGTCATCTCTTTGTTGAGAGGCTGCCAGTTAACCTTTTTAGTTCAAACAGTTACATCTCCATATCGCACAATGTTCCCAGTCTTTCAGTGCCTCAACcacaactttttttaaaatgcgACGTTGGCCTCAGATATTCTTTCGGGATACGATCAAATTTCTCAGTCTTAACATTTGACATGTTGGGTTTTTTCTCAGTGTTTCTGGTGGGTTTACACACAATCTTGACCAACAATTATGTTAGAGTTTTTACCTTTTCAAGAGCAAGCAAAGAGTGCAAAAGAGGTCAGCTGTAACTCCATACATCATCCGTACACAATCAAACTAATTTAAACTCCCACCTCTTTTCATTCAATACAGTTAACAATGTGCTAATGGAGCTAAATAAATGTGCAGAAAATATGAATCATTCAAAAACATTTACAGTACTATTCTTCacagttttttgtctttttttaaatacttatatattttttggtTTACTGGTATATTTCTGAACTGCACCACATGATCAATTAAAAACCTGTCTCACCACAACAACTAATCTAAATGCATTTTCAGGGTAAAATGAATTGGGATACACCCCTTCTGTTAAATTTGTGTCAAATCTGAACTATATCGAGTAAAATGATCTCACAAATTAAAACACCcatccacattttttttttttttaaagtcacaaGACTTGAAAACACAGCCCAAACCCTAAATACACAGCAGATTAACATGGGATCCTCTTGACTTTCTTTTGGGTGATTAGGACTTAACACGGTGCTAAAGTCCAGGGATGAAGCTTCCTAGCAAAATGATCTGAAGCAGATGCAGTGACGCTGCTGACCTGAGGGGCTGACCGGAAGTCCCTCTGAGGAGTTGGACGTCTTTGGAGGCAGACACTGTGCGACTGAAGGTGGGATGGATGTGCCTGAAATTGTTTTCCAGGTGTGACACCTGTTCGGCATCCTCCTCTGTGGAGAAGATCTGTGTGGTAAACTGAGCCAGCTGAGGagagaaaataacatttgaatgaagttttttttttctttgtatataTCATGAATTAGTAAGGACTCCTACTTGGGACCATGAGATGTAGATGGGGACCTCATATAAAGTCCATACTACTGCTTGGGAACACGGTGGGGTGGTGAGGCTGCCGTAATAACGGTAGTATTGACTCATGTTGTGCTTCGGCAGAAGGCTCATCAGCGGAAATGGCTTGACTTTAGCTGTTTGGCCTTCAGGGAAGAACACATATACTGAGAACACCGTTAAAGATTTCATAAAACAAAGGGCGATGGGGAATTTTGGGAGTCACCTCTAACCTTTGTAAGCAACAGAAGACAGTTTCTGGGATATGTGTCCAAAGTGCACATTGTCTGCATAAacaacctgcaaaaaaaaaaaaaaaagacaaagtcaGTACCATTTTGTACagaaataaagcagaataatgAAAATGTATGGTGACTGACATCAATGAAGAAGCCAAGAACAGCAACTCCAGTAGGATCGTCCAAAGCTGCAGACATatttggatggatggacttcaTATTGACCACGTGCATCTGGGAATGAAtcaaataaaaagcacaaaggCATGAAGGGAGGTCTGCGCTGCATCCGTTTGCTGAATCGGCTGTTCTGAGACAGTGTGGAGCTGCCTACTGACCATACTGTACCTCCATCGGGTATCTGCGTCTGTCCACCGTGTGCTCAGAGCCGTTAGTGAACGGGCCTCCCCAGTGGAAGTGCAGCTGCATGGTGTGGTACACATCTGGAAGACCTCCGCCACTCACTGCCATGCCGCTGCCAATCTGCAGCAACACTGGGAGCATCAACAAAGATGTCACCTTCAGCACCAAAGAGGCAGCAGCGCTGTTCACGATCGTATGTCTGCAGCGTATTTACCGGAGTGTCCGTCGTTTTGAAGCGTCCACTGGCCTGTTTGGATCACATCAAAACCCTCAAGATGTAAAGGCCCGAGGGAGTCGTTTCTGGTCATGTGATAGTCCAAGTTGATGGGAGAGTGATGGTGTTCAAGTAAAGGGTGACATGATGGGAAATAGTCTCCCCATGCATAAGGGTCTGAGGGTTGAACACAGTGCTGGTCAGAATTATTCGCACCCATGAACTCTAATGACTGGATCTAAAATCTTTTTACATATAAGTACAAATCAAACGGGTCGGTGGAATTAGAGGATCTTGATAAAACGTCCAACATTACTaaacaaaagcaacaacaacaacattgaTGAAGTTATAAAATAAGACTCACCAGTGCTTAAATTTAAGTGTTCATGTGACCACAGTTTAAAAAGTAGCTGACTGTTTCCAATTTCTACTTCACAATGTCTGTCAGCAAGTATGGGAAATACTGTTACAAAAAAAGTTCAGACAGTGAAACACAGATATTGAAATCCCGGTTACAATGGACATAAAACTGCGGGTGCTTTCAGGATGTGGCTCTGAGAAGACAAAAAGTTTGTGAGGGGTTGGTTTGGAAAAACACACGACATCTAAAGGGCTTCAAGTTCAACTTTGAACACTGAAGTGGTTGTTTCAGTCCGTACTGTACACTGCACGCTGAACCAAGAACCAAAAAGAGGCACAAGAAAGGCAggacaaatgtttttaaagCCAGTATGATTGTGATAATATATTCTCTGGACAGAGGAACTAAAGAAGAGGTATTTGGGAGTGCACTGCACGAGTGTAAGGAAATAAACCCCCACATAGCAAAGCATGGTGGAGGTTCAACCATGCTGTGGGGCTGCTCTGCTGCGTCTGGTACAGACAACACTCATAATGACACCAGAAAAACATCCTAGACAGAAATTATTCAGCAGGACAATCTGACCACACAAAAGAATGGACTCCTGGCCTAAATCCCAACTCCTGTaggagtaaaaaaaattaaaaaatgaactTACAGCAGTGGAGGAGCAGAAGAAACTACCAGCAGACAGCTGCAGAAGCTTCTACATGTCTACAGGAAACATTTAGAGGTGTTGTTGCCAAATGTTCTGAAAGCAAACATGACTAAAGGGTGCCAATGATTGCGGTGAAAATTAACCCGACTGCTGAAATCTTATCTCTGTTGTGCAAAATGCATTCATTTACATTCATTGCTTAGGATAAGCGACTCGTTTGTTGACCAGTACAGTCTGAAACAATGTCACTACAGATGCAGTCAGTGGCACTTCCGGACGTTTCCATCATCATGCATCATCTACCGTTACAACCGTTTACGGTCCTGACTGAACTCCATTCTCAGGAGCAGCTACTTGATAGACCACGTGGTAAGATTGCTTTTACCACGAAAATTatattcatgtcaaatatcttCTAATTTGACTCGTTTTCTTTGTGAAATACTTGATAGCTGAAcctctaaagggctctgagagGTCTGAAAATGCTCCTTTGACTTACTTTTTTCACAATTAACAGATGCGTTTCATCTGAAGTTCTCACTTAACGGGGTTTGAAATTAAAATTAGGCTATAATGATGTCTCATTGGTCTGTAAATTTTCTAGATACTGAGACCATAGCTGACATAATGAAAGAAGTCGTTCGTAGATTAGGTTACTTACCACATTGTGGCTCATTGTAACAGTAGTCCTCTGAAACATAAAGAGCAGTGTTGACAAAtgtagttttcttttacattgaACTCAAGGcaaatcatatatatatatatatatatatatattttttttttcccttccacCCATCTAGCTTGAGCAGGACCCTCACCAGAATGAGCGCACCTAACGACAATCATCAGGAGAGCTGCGGTCCAAATCATCGCCGGTCCGGGCAGGTGTCAGGATCCGAGGtagactggaaaaaaatctgtgcGAATGTCCTGCTTAAGTAGGAAGGGACGTGAAAGCTGGGTTTTATTTGCTCCTGGACTGATCAGTGAACCGTGTCATTACCAGTCTGGTGGTCTCTTCTGATCAACAGGCTCATTGATGCAAAGACAGCttcacccccccctccccgctGTTGCCAGCAGAGATGCCCAGCGACTAGAAACAAGACCCATTCATCTCATGAGAAAGCCAGACGATGTGCGGGCAGGCTGAACAGAATATGTATGACTTGGGTTATGGAggctgcaaaaaaaataaaataaataaataaataaaataaaaatgatgttCATCCCTCATTTAATCTTGTTTTTAAGTTTTCTTCTGAATTCCCCAGCACTGTTCTCCACATTAATATCCCACAGTGGCAGAGACATGGcgtgaatgaaaataaaataaactaacaTCGATGCTGAAAAACTGAATGAGCCTGAACTGATGAGGAAATGATATAAAATCTTTGATAAATCATAACTTGTGAACTGAACAGCTCAGTATCAAGTGTCTCTTCCATCCAGGAATAGATGGTGATTCTGTCACTACTCGGCCCGTGTGAACAAAGCCTCTTTTCTTCACAGACAGCTGGGTATCACCATTCCTGCTCCGCCTTATGAGTCACTTTCGAGGTGCATTATATCTGCTTCCTTTAAATCATTTGAATCTATTGATGGCTTTGGACTTGATTCACCCACAAGCTCCGTCTCACTGTCGGGGGATTTCCCGGAATCCCACCTTAATCTTCTTTGACATTTGGTCCCCCCGCAGGTGGAGGAATTTCCTCGATGGAAACTCGCACAGCGGCTAAATGTCGCGACTGATGACGGTCAGCGTGAAGTTCATGTGAAGCACGAGCCGTTTGCTCAGATGTACATCGACCTCAGAAAAACACAATCTCCCCCTGAgagtgaagctttttttttttttttttcctttttaatttaaAGGCTATCAAATGAAGGACAATGAAATGTAGCATTAGTTGTattacatttaaaacatttcaaaccCCCCCCATTGCAAATATTTGATCTCACACCACCGCTGTCTGGCACAAAAACTCCTGTGTAAATGTAGCAGCTTGGGTGGAGGGCAGTTATTCGAAGCATACAGAGATACTGAACTATAGACAGGAGTCTTTTAACCTACTGTACACTGTTGAGCTAAAAATgtcttcaaagaaaaaaaaaagaaaggaaaagtcTCTCAGCATGCCAAAAAGATAAGAACATGCACCAAAGGTCCACAAAGTAGAAATAAAACATAAGTTGGtgcgaaaaagaaaaagaaattcaaaCCAGTACACTGTCTTTTTAAACATACATGCACACTTTCAACAGTCTACGAAAACATGGTTTTGCCTGCTGGGTAATCCACTGTGGATTGTCGAtgcaaaaatgaacaaaaaaaaaaaaaaaaaaaaaaaagaaagaggggaAATGAGCTTTAACATAAGcgcaaaatatatatataaatcatgTGTTATACATTCAAACGCGAGATGTGCAGTCGGGACACACCGACGACCGTTTTTGGAGGCGGATCACGACGAGCGGCAGGTTCAGATGCTGGTGGCGGAGGAGCCTCTCCGGTCCAACAATCCGACTTTATAAAATTCATCCACGACGGAATCGAACGATTGTCGTCTGACTTGTTCCAAATATACAGTTTACGCTCGTCTCGtgatgctttctttctttctttaaaaaaaaaaaaaaaagaaacaaaaaagaaaatggtgaTCGAAACGAGACAAGAAACAGACCCATCGACATCAGCAACATCATCTCCATCAGCTTGAAAACGTTCCAGACTGAGATCACAGATGTATAAAGACTCATCAGCGATGGACGGGCAGCATCCAAATGTGACCAATGATCATTTTCCCTctcaaataaacaacaaattTAATGGAGGAACAAGTTCAGTAACTGACCATCCTGCTGATGATAAAGTAACAACAAAGACATAATTCACATGATTATATATGACCTAATGATTAGAATAGTCATTTTAaactttcttcttcctttttttttttttaaagacagaaaCAACATCCCTAATCTTCACACATACACTTCAAAAAGTCTTCATCGCTTCATTGAtcaacagggaaaaaaaaaaaaaaaaaaaaaaagaaatcagccTACATCTATCCCACAAACAACCAAGATTACAACCTGCAGTCATAAATTATCATCAAACAGAACACAATACCAAACTCATATTGATCTGAAATCACAAGCTTTAGGTGAAGCTTTGTCAACGTGGCCCGATAAAAACCCAAGAGCAGAAAACTAACCGTACCTTCTGACAAGGGTAACCTCTTAACTACAAAACATCTCGCTCTGCAAGTCGGCGCTATAAATCTGGAAGACAGATTCATGTGTCAGATAATAAAAGTCAGGGGGGAAGGGGggcaaaaggttttttttttcttttttttttttttaaatgagcaaATAGAAATCGGACTTTGGGTCATGCTGTGCCAGAAAGTGTAAATGTTGCTGTAGCCTGGAGATCAATACAGATGCATCACTTTAAAAATATGATGCAAACAAAAAGCGCACAAGCAACAAAAGCTGGTTTCTCTGTCATTCTGTGCTCTTTGCTGgactgagacacacagggaATACAGTTTTTGACGGGCATGGACCTGAGGGGGTATTTACATCAGGGTGTCTCAACCAATCAGGCCACGTTTCAGCTTTGTTCAGTCAGCACTAGAAGTGAGAGAGCAGCCACCTCAGCCTGAATGTTTCTCCTGTCTGTGTGGAATCAGTCCTCTCCGAGTCTCTCAGATGACACACTGTGAAGGACCGACTCCTTCAGAAAGGGAACCGTTGTTGCTGTTACACCTCAACGAAAGCAGCTGCTCCGCCTTCTAATATGTCTGTACAAACTTTAAGTCTCCTCCCTGCAGTCAGCATTAAATGAATGACAACAGTCTGCTGGGTCCTCTCCCAGTGCTCAACACACTTATGACCTTCCTCAACCAGCGGGTAATAAGCGTTTGTAGCTCCCTGCAAACCGCTTGAAGGTGTTATACCACGGTGCTGAGGGAGGAGGCGCAGTCTGCGGGCAAGGGAGTGGGGGCGTGGCCATCTGTCGGCGTGTCAGGCCCCACTAGGAGGGTGCTGCTATCTATGGAGTCCTCCCTCTCTTGAGAGGATGGTGCCGAATCTGGCACGGGACCAGAGGCATTGGGAATATCGGTCTGGAGCCTTTCTCCAATGGCATTCATCTGACTTGGCACCATGGAAACCCTGCTGTGTCCTGAGGGCAACAACAAAGAGCGGAAAAGATGGTGAGAGCTTAACACTCTGCTCATGAAAAGACTCACAAACAACAAGAGAAAGGATGTGCGCCTACCAAGGTCCACGTAGAGGAAGCTGTCTGGGTTGATGGAGGCTTCgtagggaggaggggggtcgtCCGGATGCTGGATGTCGGGATATTTGTAGGCCGCATACGGCGGAGGAGGCTCTTGGAAATGAAAAGCGCCGCCCTCTCCGTCATCAGACAGATGGAGAGGTGTGAGACCGGTGCCAAATGCATCTGGGCCGTAGTCGAAGCCGGGGACTCGTCTGCCGAGGTTGAAGTGGTGCACTGAGCAAATAAACACAGATACAAATGAAGGTGCAAACACTTGGATAAGAGTGTTAATGAAGCTACTCCATTTAGACAGGAGAGCACGTAAATGTCTGacagtttataaaaaaaaaaagagaccacAGGTTTAACAGGGTTTCGTGTGTTGCACCACTGGAAAgctaaatgaaacaaaagatcTAAAATCATTCAGGGTTGGTGTGTTTGACGGGTGTCGCACTCACAGTTGCCTCCGATCAACGTTTCAATGCGTTCACGTCTTCTCTGACGGAGTCTGTGCACCATGAAGAGCAGCAGAGACAGGATGAGGAAGGACGAGATGCAGCTCACAATCAGCCTCATCCCGCTCGCCATCGAGTCAAACAGACTGTTTCCATCTAAGGAGAAACAATATTGTTTAGTATTTGAGGCATGCTCCCAGTTCAGGCCTGTAAGAAAAATAcatatttatcttattttgcTTTTCAAATAATTTTTGACAATGCAATATCACACGTTTGTACCTGTTTAATGCCAGTTTGGACTAAATAGCAGATGACATTTATAACTGTAACGATTCATTTTAACATTTCAACATCTCttaataattatttataatttttatttttaaataaagtatttttctagtCTATTTTATATGTGGATGGAAAACTGTGACATAATACAGTAAATTAAACACTGCACGGTTATTAGTAACTCCAACTCTGAGTGCAGACTGTGGACTGATTGTTCTTCCACGCGTCACAACATGCAGGTAAAATAATGTGCCGAAAAGAGACGgcagaggtgcatcatgggagtaCCTGGATCCAGGCAGGTGAACTTGCAGCACTCTTTGGGGTCCTTGCGGAAGTGCTGGCAGCCCTGCGGCCGCTCACACAACGCAGCCACGCACATCTCCGGCTCGCCGTCATGACACGTGCAGCTCAGACACGGATCGTCTCCCTTCGGGGTGAAGTAATAGCCCTCGTTTACGACGTTGTCCTTTATGTCCACACATGTTTGCCCTGTGGAGAGTAACGCAACATCAAGACATCGTCCAAAACTCACATATTTAACTGCTTTGACATTACAAAAGGGACACGTACTCCTCTTGCAGAGGAACGGGAACTTCTTGTAGCAGTTCTCGGCGTGCCAGCTGTGCAGACCTCGGTCATTCATGGTCTTGATCTGAAAGCGCTGCAGCTGGGCACAGAAGACGTTGTCCTGCGAGGAGGAGGTCTCTCCCAACTTTGTCAGACCCTCAGGTGGCAAAAACACCTGCATGGACCCTTTTGATAAACACAACAATTGACAACGGACTCACAGACACGCTCACATTGCAGAACACAGATAACACAGACGGCCTTTGAAACTTCAAATGTTTCCTACCTTTATAGGCTACCTCCCAGCGACCCTCCAAGGAGTGGCTCTGATTGGTGATCACATACTGGTAGCCAACCCAAAACCTGACAAAGAAcataacatttatttatttatttaaaaaaataaataaaataaaataaaataccacACGGTTTACATTTACAGCCTCTAATGGTGTCTTTTTGGGTTTCAGGATTAACTCCTTTTCACCACTAGATGGCGTGCATCCAGTAACAGAATCCTCTTGCTTTCTGACCTCTGACACAACCCGTTCACATTCATATCATGAAAACTAAATTAGATTGGCCAGGCCAACGCTTCAGTTTAATCAGAGACAGAGATTAGACTTGCCACTTGGATGTTTTAATCTCTGGAGTGTGACCTCAGTGTAACCCCAGTAACTGAAACAACACAGAGGGGATTTCAGCGTGCACGTTCAGACAGCTACTTACTTGCACTGATCTCTGCGCTCGCAGAAATTGTCGTCAAAATCCACCTCGATCTTCAGGATGAACTGTAGCTCCTCGTTGGTCACAAATGTGGCCAGCGAGCCGTTGACTTTCTGACACGTATCCACAGCCTGCCAGTAGTTCTCGTTCCTCAGGTACACTTTGTAGCAGCTCGCCGTCTTCTCGTAGTGGTGCCACCCGCTGGGACATTTCTCTATGGAGAAGCAGGAAACGTTGACAGCTGTGGGGGATGAAGCTCTGACTACAAGCTGCTGGGAGCAAAAAGAGGGATGCTTACTGTTGAAGCGCACGGGCTGAGCCACACCGATGACATCTTCTACCTGGTCGTGTCCATTCCCAAAACGAAACCTCTCTTCCTTTGTagctgcaaaaaaaagaaaaaagaaaacaaatttcACTCCCTTACATTTActggcaaaacaaacaaattctCAGGAACTTATGTTCATTAATGAGGAGGCTACAGATTAGCAGACGGACCAGCAGATTTGACCTTCTTGGAGGTATGATCAGGAGTTTAAAGAGCTTAAAATCTGGCATCGTCTACACACGACatgatctccactctggagaaGGCTTGAATGCCAACACGAGTCACAAGCAAATATTCCAGTTAACTACTTTACCCGATGCTGTCATTGTGTTAAAGAAAACGTGTTAATGTAACGGCAGACACGAATCCATGTGGGAGGCTACGTATGAACGTCTCTCTATTTCTACACCTAAAAAAGGAAAGGTGATATAAAATAAAGCTGAAATAGAGAACTGGGAACCAAAAAGTGTGATTTTCTGACTGTAAACGTGTAGTTGTGCATGAATCACGCAGTCATATTAGCAAACGCCAGCACACTTGATCCTCTTTTTACTTCTCCAAAGTATTTTCCTCTTTTAACTCAGCACTTATAAAGTTGAAAAGTTTATCCGGCATTTGTCGACCTGGCAGAACTGGGACGGATCGCACCACGTCTGTGTTATTCAACAAAGAAATAATCTCAGACAGAAGCATTCATTTTCATACATGCTGTTGATTCAACAATAATCCAGTGCTGAGGCATGTAAAGACAGCGTTTGGGTTTTTCAGGCTTTTATGAAACCGCAGGTTTTCGGCACATTATGAACCAACAGATCAGTCGCTTCACTTCATTTATCCACTTCGAATACACCCCTACATACAAGTAAGCAGGACGTTGGCCTTATTGAAGAATGAGTTCAGTGTTAAACCTGACTCAGCTGTCGACTTATAGCGAACACTTAAAAGCACGTTCAACCGCTCCAGTATGGAGGTCACATGCTGTACTCAATCCTTTCAATAATTCCCATTATGAGGGCAGAGATCTGGGGATAAGTCTTGAGGATTTAAGGGGAAAACAAAGGGATTTTAGTCAAAGGCTTAGCACTACAACATGTATGCAATGTTCAAGAGATCAACCAActgtaaacaaaaacacatgagGACCCAATAAGAGTTTATCTCTGCCTCCTGCTGTTTTATACTTTTAGTTCAGAGTCCTTCCTGTTTATTAATTGTGGCGACTATTGACAATTTTTTTCTGTGCCTGTAGAATTTAAACTGCGTATGTTTGGTAAAAGAAAATCAACCGGAGTGGTAGTCTAAAGGTGTACCTCACTCTTAAAACCTTTCCTTGGTACCGTCTGCGGTATGAACTGGGAGTTTCACTTTGTCTGTGATGACTCGTCAGCGGCAGAAAGGGAAGGAATCGTCAGATAGCTGTGGCTCAAAGGTGGAGGAGGGAGGTTACCTGACATTTAAGATGTGCTGGCCAGAAACGGCTAACGTTTGCAGTCTCATACGAGAAACAGCACATCCAGTCGTTATGAAAAGAATGCTCACTCTAAGGTGGCTACCGAGGCGTTGTGGCTATTTAAGCAGCCAACATCGGCTATTTACCCTCCAAATGTTACTTCACAAAGAAGTTCTCATCGTCAGCTAAATTAGTAGGTTTCTCAGTGCCTTCATTTTATTTAGCTGGCATCACTGCTTTACTTTGTTTCCAACATTGTGGCGTGCATCCATTTACAATCGTGACATCTTTTAAAACAGGTTAACTGAGGGGAACGCACGCGTCTGTCTccttctgtatgtgtgtgtgctcatcAGCATCACTCAGTTCTTAAGAGAAATGTGTAGAAAGAGCACGTTAGGGAAAATCTTCTAGAGCTCTTTCTTTTATCCAAGTCTTGTTTTACATAGATAATTCAATCATTACTTTTATGAGCTCGTGTTCTACTCCTGCAGTACGATCTGATCTTTGTGTTTCTTTACGTGGGTGTGGAAGCGCTTAAGTGAGATATACTCACGGGGACAGTCTATCTCGTCGCTCTTGTCCTCGCACGCTGTCCAGCCGTCACACTGCCAGGACATCGGGATACACTGCATCTTCCCACTGCGGCAGGCGAACTGCCCGGGGCTGCAGCGTTGCTCTGAAATGCAACAGGAGCGTTTGTGTGGTTAAATGCGCACGTGATcgggacctttttttttttttttcagatgggAGAAAGTCAAGAGAATGCCGAGTGATCCCAGGTGAGCTTAAAGGCAGTTGAGAAAATAATGAAATCTTGGGGTGGAAATCTAGTGcattgaataaataaacatatcGCTAACGTTTGTTGTGACAACAAACAGTAAACTGAGGACCACTCAAACAGAATCAGCCGCTACTGGACACCACATTGATATCGATTACATTTATTGACATACATGCACAAACACTCTGAAAATCATTCTGTCAACCCACTCCCTCATTTAATATAGTGAGGCAGCAAAGGAGGAGAAAACAGAACAAAT from Odontesthes bonariensis isolate fOdoBon6 chromosome 22, fOdoBon6.hap1, whole genome shotgun sequence encodes:
- the car15 gene encoding carbonic anhydrase 15 produces the protein MIWTAALLMIVVRCAHSEDYCYNEPQCDPYAWGDYFPSCHPLLEHHHSPINLDYHMTRNDSLGPLHLEGFDVIQTGQWTLQNDGHSVLLQIGSGMAVSGGGLPDVYHTMQLHFHWGGPFTNGSEHTVDRRRYPMEMHVVNMKSIHPNMSAALDDPTGVAVLGFFIDVVYADNVHFGHISQKLSSVAYKGQTAKVKPFPLMSLLPKHNMSQYYRYYGSLTTPPCSQAVVWTLYEVPIYISWSQLAQFTTQIFSTEEDAEQVSHLENNFRHIHPTFSRTVSASKDVQLLRGTSGQPLRSAASLHLLQIILLGSFIPGL
- the dgcr2 gene encoding integral membrane protein DGCR2/IDD isoform X3, whose translation is MLPKADSSSFVLFSLLFVLTLTDPPRTATKEERFRFGNGHDQVEDVIGVAQPVRFNKKCPSGWHHYEKTASCYKVYLRNENYWQAVDTCQKVNGSLATFVTNEELQFILKIEVDFDDNFCERRDQCKFWVGYQYVITNQSHSLEGRWEVAYKGSMQVFLPPEGLTKLGETSSSQDNVFCAQLQRFQIKTMNDRGLHSWHAENCYKKFPFLCKRRQTCVDIKDNVVNEGYYFTPKGDDPCLSCTCHDGEPEMCVAALCERPQGCQHFRKDPKECCKFTCLDPDGNSLFDSMASGMRLIVSCISSFLILSLLLFMVHRLRQRRRERIETLIGGNLHHFNLGRRVPGFDYGPDAFGTGLTPLHLSDDGEGGAFHFQEPPPPYAAYKYPDIQHPDDPPPPYEASINPDSFLYVDLGHSRVSMVPSQMNAIGERLQTDIPNASGPVPDSAPSSQEREDSIDSSTLLVGPDTPTDGHAPTPLPADCASSLSTVV
- the dgcr2 gene encoding integral membrane protein DGCR2/IDD isoform X1 — encoded protein: MLPKADSSSFVLFSLLFVLTLTDPPRTGSRLALARLLSEQRCSPGQFACRSGKMQCIPMSWQCDGWTACEDKSDEIDCPPTKEERFRFGNGHDQVEDVIGVAQPVRFNKKCPSGWHHYEKTASCYKVYLRNENYWQAVDTCQKVNGSLATFVTNEELQFILKIEVDFDDNFCERRDQCKFWVGYQYVITNQSHSLEGRWEVAYKGSMQVFLPPEGLTKLGETSSSQDNVFCAQLQRFQIKTMNDRGLHSWHAENCYKKFPFLCKRRQTCVDIKDNVVNEGYYFTPKGDDPCLSCTCHDGEPEMCVAALCERPQGCQHFRKDPKECCKFTCLDPDGNSLFDSMASGMRLIVSCISSFLILSLLLFMVHRLRQRRRERIETLIGGNLHHFNLGRRVPGFDYGPDAFGTGLTPLHLSDDGEGGAFHFQEPPPPYAAYKYPDIQHPDDPPPPYEASINPDSFLYVDLGHSRVSMVPSQMNAIGERLQTDIPNASGPVPDSAPSSQEREDSIDSSTLLVGPDTPTDGHAPTPLPADCASSLSTVV
- the dgcr2 gene encoding integral membrane protein DGCR2/IDD isoform X2, coding for MLPKADSSSFVLFSLLFVLTLTDPPRTEQRCSPGQFACRSGKMQCIPMSWQCDGWTACEDKSDEIDCPPTKEERFRFGNGHDQVEDVIGVAQPVRFNKKCPSGWHHYEKTASCYKVYLRNENYWQAVDTCQKVNGSLATFVTNEELQFILKIEVDFDDNFCERRDQCKFWVGYQYVITNQSHSLEGRWEVAYKGSMQVFLPPEGLTKLGETSSSQDNVFCAQLQRFQIKTMNDRGLHSWHAENCYKKFPFLCKRRQTCVDIKDNVVNEGYYFTPKGDDPCLSCTCHDGEPEMCVAALCERPQGCQHFRKDPKECCKFTCLDPDGNSLFDSMASGMRLIVSCISSFLILSLLLFMVHRLRQRRRERIETLIGGNLHHFNLGRRVPGFDYGPDAFGTGLTPLHLSDDGEGGAFHFQEPPPPYAAYKYPDIQHPDDPPPPYEASINPDSFLYVDLGHSRVSMVPSQMNAIGERLQTDIPNASGPVPDSAPSSQEREDSIDSSTLLVGPDTPTDGHAPTPLPADCASSLSTVV